From the genome of Perca flavescens isolate YP-PL-M2 chromosome 1, PFLA_1.0, whole genome shotgun sequence, one region includes:
- the slc35c1 gene encoding GDP-fucose transporter 1 isoform X1 has protein sequence MNRTQLKRSSILRMALAGSETMDGHGETFIFRAVRIGAVVALYWFISITMVFLNNYLLDNRDLDAPLFVTFYQCLVTVGLCWLMQLLSKLCPGLIDFPSVKLDLKTSREVLPLSIVFISMITFNNLCLKHVGVAFYTVGRSLSTVFNVLLSYVILKQTTSYQAIVCCGIILGGFWLGVDQEGVAGSLSWSGVFFGVVASACVSLNAIYTKKVMPAVDGNIWKLSYYNNINACVLFLPLILLFGELGHLARFSLLTDFRFWGMMTLGGVFGFAIGYVTGLQIKYTSPLTHNVSGTAKACAQTVIAVVYNSSSKSLLWWTSNLLVLCGSSAYTWVKSLEMKKPSPHRDLPDSAKEKLLPGEKGSLGV, from the exons ATGAACAGGACACAGCTGAAGCGGTCCAGTATATTGAGGATGGCTCTAGCCGGTTCGGAAACAATGGACGGACATGGAGAGACTTTCATATTCCGTGCTGTCAGAATAGGAGCTGTGGTTGCACTGTACTGGTTCATTTCAATAACTATGGTGTTCCTTAATAATTACCTGCTGGACAACCGAGACCTGGACGCGCCGTTATTTGTTACTTTCTATCAGTGTTTGGTGACTGTTGGACTGTGCTGGCTCATGCAGCTGCTGTCCAAGTTGTGCCCGGGACTCATCGACTTCCCCTCGGTCAAACTCGACCTGAAGACGTCACGAGAGGTCCTGCCGCTGTCCATTGTGTTCATTTCCATGATCACCTTCAACAACCTGTGCCTGAAACATGTCGGAGTGGCTTTCTACACGGTCGGTCGTTCACTCAGCACAGTGTTTAATGTGCTCTTATCGTACGTTATCCTAAAACAAACCACGTCATACCAAGCCATAGTGTGCTGTGGGATCATTCTAG GTGGATTCTGGCTTGGTGTGGACCAGGAAGGCGTGGCGGGGTCCCTCTCCTGGTCAGGTGTCTTCTTTGGGGTGGTGGCCAGCGCTTGTGTCTCTCTAAACGCCATCTACACCAAGAAGGTGATGCCAGCGGTGGACGGAAACATCTGGAAACTGTCCTACTACAACAACATTAATGCCTGCGTCCTCTTCCTCCCGCTCATTCTCCTGTTTGGAGAGTTGGGCCATCTCGCCCGCTTCAGCCTCCTGACTGACTTCAGGTTTTGGGGCATGATGACACTCGGAGGAGTGTTTGGTTTCGCCATTGGCTACGTCACAGGCCTCCAGATCAAGTATACCAGTCCACTCACGCACAACGTCTCAGGGACAGCAAAGGCCTGTGCGCAGACTGTTATTGCAGTTGTGTACAACTCGTCCAGTAAAAGCCTGCTGTGGTGGACCAGTAACCTGTTGGTTCTTTGTGGCTCGTCAGCCTACACTTGGGTCAAAAGTCTAGAAATGAAAAAGCCTTCACCTCACAGAGACCTTCCAGACTCAGCCAAGGAAAAACTGCTGCCAGGGGAAAAAGGCAGCTTGGGAGTGTAA
- the slc35c1 gene encoding GDP-fucose transporter 1 isoform X2, translating into MALAGSETMDGHGETFIFRAVRIGAVVALYWFISITMVFLNNYLLDNRDLDAPLFVTFYQCLVTVGLCWLMQLLSKLCPGLIDFPSVKLDLKTSREVLPLSIVFISMITFNNLCLKHVGVAFYTVGRSLSTVFNVLLSYVILKQTTSYQAIVCCGIILGGFWLGVDQEGVAGSLSWSGVFFGVVASACVSLNAIYTKKVMPAVDGNIWKLSYYNNINACVLFLPLILLFGELGHLARFSLLTDFRFWGMMTLGGVFGFAIGYVTGLQIKYTSPLTHNVSGTAKACAQTVIAVVYNSSSKSLLWWTSNLLVLCGSSAYTWVKSLEMKKPSPHRDLPDSAKEKLLPGEKGSLGV; encoded by the exons ATGGCTCTAGCCGGTTCGGAAACAATGGACGGACATGGAGAGACTTTCATATTCCGTGCTGTCAGAATAGGAGCTGTGGTTGCACTGTACTGGTTCATTTCAATAACTATGGTGTTCCTTAATAATTACCTGCTGGACAACCGAGACCTGGACGCGCCGTTATTTGTTACTTTCTATCAGTGTTTGGTGACTGTTGGACTGTGCTGGCTCATGCAGCTGCTGTCCAAGTTGTGCCCGGGACTCATCGACTTCCCCTCGGTCAAACTCGACCTGAAGACGTCACGAGAGGTCCTGCCGCTGTCCATTGTGTTCATTTCCATGATCACCTTCAACAACCTGTGCCTGAAACATGTCGGAGTGGCTTTCTACACGGTCGGTCGTTCACTCAGCACAGTGTTTAATGTGCTCTTATCGTACGTTATCCTAAAACAAACCACGTCATACCAAGCCATAGTGTGCTGTGGGATCATTCTAG GTGGATTCTGGCTTGGTGTGGACCAGGAAGGCGTGGCGGGGTCCCTCTCCTGGTCAGGTGTCTTCTTTGGGGTGGTGGCCAGCGCTTGTGTCTCTCTAAACGCCATCTACACCAAGAAGGTGATGCCAGCGGTGGACGGAAACATCTGGAAACTGTCCTACTACAACAACATTAATGCCTGCGTCCTCTTCCTCCCGCTCATTCTCCTGTTTGGAGAGTTGGGCCATCTCGCCCGCTTCAGCCTCCTGACTGACTTCAGGTTTTGGGGCATGATGACACTCGGAGGAGTGTTTGGTTTCGCCATTGGCTACGTCACAGGCCTCCAGATCAAGTATACCAGTCCACTCACGCACAACGTCTCAGGGACAGCAAAGGCCTGTGCGCAGACTGTTATTGCAGTTGTGTACAACTCGTCCAGTAAAAGCCTGCTGTGGTGGACCAGTAACCTGTTGGTTCTTTGTGGCTCGTCAGCCTACACTTGGGTCAAAAGTCTAGAAATGAAAAAGCCTTCACCTCACAGAGACCTTCCAGACTCAGCCAAGGAAAAACTGCTGCCAGGGGAAAAAGGCAGCTTGGGAGTGTAA